In a single window of the Caproicibacterium sp. BJN0003 genome:
- the recR gene encoding recombination mediator RecR — MPSYNVAPLSRLIEQFERLPGIGHKSAQRLAYHVLGMKEDEAKAFANAILEAHEKIHYCKICCNLTDQELCPVCREEGRDHSIICVVEDPRDVIALERTHEFRAMYHVLHGAISPLSGVGPEQLCIKELLARVKDPKVKEVIMATNPTVEGEATAMYISRLLKPMGIKVTRLAYGIPVGGDLEYADEVTLSRALEGRSEL, encoded by the coding sequence ATGCCTTCCTATAATGTTGCGCCGCTTTCCCGACTAATTGAACAATTTGAACGTCTGCCGGGAATTGGACACAAAAGTGCCCAGCGGCTTGCATATCATGTATTGGGCATGAAAGAGGACGAAGCAAAAGCTTTTGCGAACGCCATTTTAGAAGCCCACGAAAAAATTCATTACTGCAAAATCTGCTGCAATCTGACCGATCAGGAACTTTGTCCTGTTTGTCGGGAAGAAGGGCGGGATCACTCCATCATCTGTGTTGTGGAGGACCCGCGGGATGTCATTGCACTGGAACGCACCCATGAATTTCGGGCAATGTACCATGTTCTGCATGGAGCAATCTCCCCTCTCTCCGGAGTCGGGCCTGAGCAGCTCTGTATTAAAGAGCTTTTGGCTCGTGTAAAAGATCCGAAAGTAAAAGAAGTGATCATGGCCACCAACCCAACCGTGGAAGGAGAAGCAACCGCAATGTATATTTCGCGGCTCTTAAAACCCATGGGAATCAAGGTGACCAGACTTGCCTATGGAATTCCGGTAGGCGGAGATCTTGAGTATGCAGATGAAGTCACGCTTTCCCGTGCATTGGAAGGGCGAAGTGAGCTTTAA
- a CDS encoding YbaB/EbfC family nucleoid-associated protein translates to MKARLPEGYGKGAGNLQQIARQAQKLQEQMDELTTELEAKEYSATSGGDAVKATATGKLEITGLEIKPEVIDPEDAEMLSDLVTAAVNEALRAAIKDKNERMEALSGGLNVPGMF, encoded by the coding sequence ATGAAAGCAAGATTACCGGAAGGTTATGGAAAAGGTGCAGGCAATCTGCAGCAAATCGCACGCCAGGCACAAAAGCTGCAGGAACAGATGGACGAATTAACTACAGAGCTCGAAGCAAAAGAATATTCCGCTACTTCCGGCGGGGATGCTGTTAAAGCAACCGCTACTGGGAAATTAGAAATTACCGGTCTGGAAATTAAACCTGAAGTAATCGATCCGGAAGATGCCGAAATGTTATCCGACCTTGTTACTGCCGCTGTAAACGAAGCATTGCGTGCTGCTATAAAGGATAAGAACGAGCGCATGGAAGCACTTTCGGGCGGACTGAATGTTCCGGGGATGTTTTAA